In Hydrogenovibrio marinus, a single genomic region encodes these proteins:
- a CDS encoding c-type cytochrome: MKKLLLISAVTGLACMLQAPASFAISGGISAEENAKLRSAYPMPSADMLGDNCSACHGTKGAEFNEAMPPLAGMDKNKFIKLMKAYRANKFPSIVMHDVAHVFSDEEIEAMADFFAKQTPEEWTHPDWNASIKENAKESSHE; this comes from the coding sequence ATGAAAAAATTACTATTAATAAGCGCCGTTACCGGTCTGGCTTGCATGCTGCAAGCGCCCGCTAGCTTTGCGATTTCCGGCGGTATTTCCGCTGAAGAAAACGCAAAATTGCGCTCGGCATATCCCATGCCTTCGGCAGACATGTTGGGCGACAACTGCTCGGCTTGTCACGGCACCAAAGGCGCTGAGTTCAACGAAGCCATGCCGCCGCTTGCGGGAATGGATAAGAACAAGTTCATCAAGTTGATGAAAGCGTATCGTGCAAACAAGTTTCCATCCATCGTGATGCATGACGTTGCGCACGTCTTCTCCGACGAAGAAATCGAAGCTATGGCGGATTTCTTTGCGAAACAAACACCTGAAGAATGGACGCACCCTGATTGGAACGCTTCAATCAAGGAAAACGCCAAGGAGAGCAGTCATGAATAA
- a CDS encoding c-type cytochrome, translating to MKKLLLIGLVSVTSTASTAALASGHSMPVADAWSNITWDKSAKDMPKGDYARGEKLHSYGLCITCHGEQGIAPSRNAPNLAGNTVLYTYKELQDYKSGLRNEGNGKASVMHAATTPMSNQDMADVAVYYAAQKLPAPTGNYTPPANIKKLVTKGDVSRMITPCASCHGVHGEGRDITPALAGQVPAYFIRTMAAYKHGKRTNDINEGMAQFTQDLTDAEIQGLAEYYANLMPKNPAPAAGKE from the coding sequence ATGAAAAAATTACTACTAATCGGCCTTGTTTCCGTCACTTCAACCGCTAGCACAGCCGCTTTGGCCAGTGGTCACAGCATGCCTGTCGCTGACGCTTGGAGCAACATCACATGGGATAAGTCCGCGAAAGACATGCCGAAAGGCGATTATGCCCGTGGCGAAAAACTGCACAGCTATGGTTTGTGCATCACTTGCCATGGTGAGCAAGGTATCGCGCCTTCACGCAACGCCCCCAACCTGGCAGGAAATACCGTGCTTTATACCTACAAAGAGTTACAGGACTATAAGTCCGGTTTACGCAACGAAGGTAACGGTAAAGCGAGCGTGATGCACGCAGCCACCACGCCAATGTCAAATCAGGACATGGCGGATGTGGCGGTTTACTATGCAGCACAAAAGCTACCGGCACCAACGGGTAACTATACGCCTCCGGCAAACATCAAGAAATTGGTCACCAAGGGCGATGTGTCACGCATGATTACTCCTTGTGCCTCTTGCCATGGTGTTCACGGCGAAGGCCGAGATATCACACCTGCATTGGCAGGACAGGTTCCGGCTTACTTCATCCGTACGATGGCGGCTTACAAACACGGTAAACGTACCAATGACATCAATGAAGGTATGGCGCAGTTCACGCAAGACCTGACCGATGCCGAAATCCAAGGCTTGGCGGAATACTATGCGAACCTGATGCCTAAAAACCCTGCACCCGCTGCTGGAAAGGAGTAG
- a CDS encoding FAD-dependent oxidoreductase: protein MNKITRRDLIKLFGASALGTGLMGASSLAFASKSAHIVIVGGGVGGAASAKYMRLLNADVRITIIEPEPKYIFCPGSNEVVAGFDTLETLTVDYNTLKSRYGVNVIQDRATEIDYAAKKLKLAKGDVVSYDKLIVSPGPDFKYGAVEGYSKKLAEGNFPAAWHAGPQTLVLRDQINALPQGGTVLISSPVDPYRCPPAPYERASFIANKLKDTNPTAKVIILDSKDDFIFHDVYLDFWKKEHGLGTPNARIEWVPKKDGGHVTKLDTKNRTLTTANGQVHKGDVINIIPPEMAGSFVRMNGLAEGDWAPFNSQDFSTKRDKDVYIIGDSAAADPMPKTGYIASNQAKVVTKAIQAELTGKEIGTPFITNNCVAMAAEDWGMTVAETFRYAGNHHPYEESYVMSDPTENPYYRHIRAEVAKNWQRTFRKDIFS, encoded by the coding sequence ATGAATAAGATTACACGACGCGACCTGATCAAACTTTTCGGTGCCAGCGCATTGGGAACAGGGCTGATGGGAGCCTCCAGCTTGGCGTTTGCCAGTAAGAGCGCGCATATCGTTATCGTCGGTGGTGGTGTCGGTGGTGCAGCTTCTGCAAAATATATGCGTTTGCTGAATGCCGATGTTCGCATCACCATTATCGAGCCTGAACCAAAATACATCTTCTGCCCGGGCAGTAATGAAGTGGTTGCCGGTTTTGACACGCTAGAAACCCTAACGGTTGACTACAACACTTTAAAGTCTCGTTATGGCGTTAATGTCATCCAAGACCGTGCCACGGAAATCGACTATGCCGCTAAAAAATTGAAGTTGGCAAAAGGCGATGTGGTGTCTTACGACAAACTGATTGTCTCTCCAGGCCCAGACTTCAAATATGGTGCGGTTGAAGGCTACAGCAAAAAGTTGGCGGAAGGCAACTTCCCTGCCGCTTGGCATGCTGGTCCGCAAACACTGGTATTGAGAGATCAAATCAACGCATTGCCACAAGGCGGAACCGTGTTGATTTCTTCTCCGGTTGACCCATACCGCTGTCCGCCAGCGCCTTATGAGCGTGCGTCTTTCATTGCCAACAAATTGAAAGACACCAACCCAACGGCGAAGGTCATTATTTTGGACTCAAAAGATGACTTCATTTTCCATGACGTCTATCTGGACTTCTGGAAAAAAGAACATGGTTTGGGAACGCCGAATGCACGCATAGAATGGGTACCGAAAAAAGACGGCGGTCACGTTACCAAACTGGACACCAAAAACCGTACTTTGACGACGGCAAACGGTCAGGTTCACAAGGGCGATGTCATCAACATCATCCCTCCTGAAATGGCTGGTTCATTCGTGCGCATGAACGGTCTGGCAGAAGGTGATTGGGCGCCTTTCAACTCCCAAGACTTCTCGACTAAACGTGATAAAGACGTTTACATAATCGGGGATTCGGCGGCGGCAGATCCTATGCCGAAAACCGGTTATATCGCCAGTAATCAAGCTAAAGTCGTGACCAAGGCGATTCAAGCCGAGTTGACCGGCAAAGAAATTGGAACGCCTTTTATCACTAACAACTGTGTCGCTATGGCTGCGGAAGACTGGGGGATGACCGTTGCGGAAACTTTCCGTTATGCGGGCAACCACCATCCTTATGAAGAAAGCTACGTCATGTCCGATCCGACGGAAAACCCGTACTACCGCCATATTCGCGCCGAAGTCGCGAAAAACTGGCAACGTACTTTCCGTAAAGATATCTTTAGTTGA